A single genomic interval of Fibrobacter sp. UWB4 harbors:
- a CDS encoding fibro-slime domain-containing protein, producing the protein MKLNKWITLSALFGCSVAFAQNAQDVRTLDIIVRDFQPNHPDFENFSEESVQHLDQIYNYQVGNAAMKFFGYDEDWYMRADQYHKTCGNMNTINMGYGAKIGTDGLPMTPNMSLPGYLQGTSVTNQTLEYGECSDKNNGNTLRGYKNAQPGVSGYKCPNGGTNWANPVIYTPGMVYPYLEFTPAAGSDKIDMLYDVHIKKQTEACDNQFFDQWFTDVPAVNKTVYATMDIGKDPQGSKYYIYDYNYNNGGYSPLDSIDPVSRERVGDKPCNAKIQPNKVCEQFGAQSLSIFCPPYAYEWADKQYDYMGQNTAQLCKDWLLLGGPRSVNADGVGHSAAYVAAARNGSLGMQHLRNYAFTMMGYASFKYKNSNQLNAAGQLDPEVFEFAGDDDMWIFVDGVLVVDLGGTHLSAPGKVNIFTLAANNHGCHVGEPLSTYSNCAGASDATGWADDTWHHLHFFYADRQSDGSNIYIRTSLAELAPSRYGQPTVNNVVVKVDDKGVSHNSMYMNVPLADSSLNMILTNKDLVPPMVVMRDEPVLGPDGKQLKTLAGTDSVVTMVYGFYVTSLTGPTDKGADGQMYQFEGKVMGIDANGNVVEVPGGLLGGDRIAFNVPWSQGLEDDGNSGYPKYVWDQLMQWSHKATYYIASVSGKHVEGFDEREKWGQISYTAQAIVAVIPDDPAYDRPDFSNEAQTLSELADRSEDGKLPTDMTADLVLTPIPAVPGVDPIKWAKDNADKLTGSPRQGNTAYAPGTSVVYGAGQGTNSTLCYSNDASTIPGKKSNESCTQWSFPTTQPFHVNIRVFDHLGHFVNQYNKRVTPDDFKKALAGKSSAYDKIETVPAIGCTNQMYGSDPTSATGAMLATIKMYPVTEKGRLLATGPYIYQMTVVMDQFEYCYKSYGNKLTDMTMPFMRTTETIRRGYRRTPKK; encoded by the coding sequence ATGAAATTAAATAAATGGATTACCCTTAGCGCATTGTTTGGCTGCTCTGTAGCTTTTGCTCAAAACGCTCAGGATGTCCGTACGCTGGATATTATTGTTCGTGATTTTCAACCGAATCATCCTGACTTCGAAAACTTCTCCGAAGAATCTGTTCAGCATTTGGATCAAATATATAACTACCAGGTGGGTAACGCAGCCATGAAGTTCTTTGGCTACGATGAAGACTGGTATATGAGAGCCGATCAATATCACAAAACCTGTGGTAACATGAATACGATTAACATGGGGTATGGTGCAAAGATTGGTACGGATGGTCTTCCTATGACTCCAAATATGTCTTTGCCGGGGTATTTGCAGGGAACCTCTGTTACGAATCAGACCTTGGAATACGGCGAGTGTTCTGATAAAAATAACGGTAATACACTGCGTGGCTACAAAAATGCGCAACCTGGTGTAAGTGGTTACAAGTGTCCGAATGGCGGCACAAACTGGGCAAATCCGGTGATCTACACGCCTGGTATGGTATATCCTTATTTGGAGTTTACCCCGGCGGCTGGAAGTGACAAAATTGATATGCTCTATGATGTGCATATCAAGAAACAGACGGAAGCCTGCGATAACCAGTTCTTTGATCAGTGGTTTACCGATGTTCCGGCTGTAAATAAGACTGTTTATGCGACCATGGATATCGGGAAGGATCCTCAAGGCTCCAAGTACTACATCTACGACTATAACTATAACAATGGTGGCTATTCTCCGCTTGATAGTATTGATCCTGTTTCAAGAGAAAGAGTCGGTGATAAGCCTTGTAATGCAAAAATTCAGCCAAATAAAGTATGCGAACAGTTTGGTGCGCAGTCGCTCTCTATTTTCTGTCCTCCATATGCTTATGAATGGGCTGATAAGCAGTACGACTACATGGGCCAAAATACAGCCCAGCTCTGTAAGGACTGGTTGCTTTTGGGTGGCCCGCGTTCTGTAAATGCCGATGGTGTTGGACACAGCGCTGCTTATGTGGCTGCGGCAAGAAATGGTTCGCTTGGTATGCAGCATCTTCGCAATTACGCTTTCACTATGATGGGGTATGCTAGCTTCAAGTACAAGAATTCAAACCAGTTAAACGCCGCCGGACAGCTTGATCCTGAAGTGTTCGAATTTGCTGGTGACGATGATATGTGGATCTTTGTGGATGGCGTACTTGTTGTGGACTTGGGCGGTACCCACCTCTCGGCTCCTGGCAAGGTTAATATTTTCACATTGGCTGCAAATAATCATGGTTGCCATGTGGGTGAACCTCTTTCGACTTATTCTAACTGCGCGGGCGCCTCTGACGCTACGGGTTGGGCCGATGATACCTGGCATCATTTGCATTTCTTCTATGCTGACCGTCAGTCAGATGGTTCTAACATTTACATCCGTACGTCTCTTGCAGAACTTGCTCCGTCTCGCTATGGTCAGCCTACAGTGAATAATGTCGTTGTGAAGGTGGATGATAAGGGTGTTTCTCATAACAGCATGTACATGAACGTACCCCTTGCAGATTCCAGCTTAAATATGATCTTGACAAATAAAGATTTGGTGCCCCCGATGGTTGTTATGCGCGATGAACCAGTTCTTGGTCCTGATGGAAAACAGTTAAAAACCCTTGCAGGAACAGATTCAGTAGTCACAATGGTTTATGGTTTCTATGTGACATCCTTAACAGGACCGACTGATAAGGGGGCCGATGGTCAAATGTATCAGTTTGAAGGTAAGGTGATGGGAATTGATGCGAATGGGAATGTGGTGGAAGTGCCTGGTGGTCTCTTGGGTGGCGACCGCATCGCATTCAATGTGCCGTGGAGCCAGGGGCTTGAAGACGACGGCAATAGCGGCTATCCTAAATATGTATGGGATCAGCTGATGCAGTGGTCTCACAAGGCTACATATTATATTGCATCTGTGTCTGGCAAGCATGTTGAAGGGTTTGATGAACGTGAAAAGTGGGGACAGATTTCTTATACGGCTCAGGCCATTGTGGCTGTGATTCCGGATGATCCTGCTTATGACCGTCCAGACTTTTCAAATGAAGCTCAGACGCTTTCTGAGTTGGCCGATAGGAGTGAAGACGGAAAGCTTCCGACTGATATGACGGCTGACCTCGTGTTGACCCCGATCCCCGCTGTTCCTGGTGTTGACCCGATTAAGTGGGCTAAGGATAATGCGGATAAGCTTACTGGTTCTCCCCGTCAGGGAAATACGGCTTATGCTCCTGGAACTTCTGTTGTGTACGGTGCTGGACAGGGAACCAATTCGACACTTTGCTATAGCAATGATGCTTCGACGATTCCGGGTAAAAAGAGTAATGAATCTTGCACCCAGTGGTCTTTCCCGACGACTCAGCCGTTCCATGTGAATATCCGCGTGTTTGACCACCTGGGCCACTTTGTGAATCAGTACAATAAGCGCGTAACACCAGATGATTTCAAGAAGGCTTTGGCTGGTAAATCTTCTGCTTATGATAAGATTGAAACTGTTCCGGCAATAGGCTGCACGAACCAGATGTATGGTTCCGATCCTACTTCCGCTACGGGTGCAATGCTTGCAACAATCAAGATGTATCCGGTAACTGAAAAGGGTCGCCTGCTTGCTACGGGTCCGTATATTTACCAGATGACCGTCGTGATGGATCAGTTTGAATATTGCTACAAGAGCTATGGTAATAAACTTACTGATATGACCATGCCGTTCATGCGTACTACGGAAACGATTAGACGCGGTTACCGCAGAACTCCGAAAAAGTAA
- the rimM gene encoding ribosome maturation factor RimM (Essential for efficient processing of 16S rRNA), producing MDSQEFITVCQLMRAHGVKGYIKAMPLTHDLTRCKSLKDVRVQKRNGEILELTLEDAKQANNLWLLKFKGFDTPEALSPLVNGDVMIPESERLPLPEGEYYLDDLEGFRVHTEDGRDVGEVIEVQELMTVDAFLIKFDLAVQSEFSSKSILAPWIDDCVKEINDEEKFIVCDSDYLKSVCPEER from the coding sequence ATGGACTCTCAAGAATTCATCACCGTCTGCCAGCTCATGCGTGCGCATGGCGTCAAAGGCTACATCAAAGCGATGCCCCTGACCCACGACCTGACTCGCTGCAAGAGCCTTAAAGACGTGCGCGTTCAAAAGAGGAATGGCGAAATTTTGGAACTCACCCTCGAAGATGCCAAGCAGGCAAACAACCTCTGGCTCTTGAAATTCAAGGGTTTCGACACTCCAGAAGCACTCTCCCCGCTCGTCAATGGCGACGTCATGATTCCCGAATCCGAACGTCTCCCGCTCCCCGAAGGCGAATACTATCTTGACGACCTGGAAGGTTTCCGCGTCCACACCGAAGACGGTCGCGACGTCGGTGAAGTCATCGAAGTGCAAGAACTGATGACGGTCGATGCGTTCCTCATCAAGTTCGACCTTGCCGTGCAATCCGAATTCAGCAGCAAGTCCATCCTCGCCCCTTGGATTGACGATTGCGTCAAGGAAATCAACGACGAAGAAAAGTTCATTGTTTGTGATAGCGACTATTTAAAATCCGTTTGCCCGGAGGAACGATGA
- a CDS encoding SpoIID/LytB domain-containing protein: MTTLSLATSPLAAGDSEYSPIEANSVSEQTIVPQKIKKELNRPIQVGVFVGVPNIFVRQKNEELHITASKGKLKIKTKSKRQQTADRRVFKAAGSSASDCIAIATDKAGLNKACYNGEFIVTANGNKLNAINVIDIEDYLRGVVPYEIGKLDESKFEALKAQAVAARTYAYKHFGSRVAQGFDVYADTRDQVYKGLHSATELTDKAVRETEGVVMTYNGEFITAYYHSTCGGETEGVATWGRPDHPYLKNKPDLRPDGTPWCRESNYTEWTREFTEDELRDLFQINAKEAKANVPSFSSIKSMHIQDTLKSGRIHTLVIETNNGSFTAKADKIRWLFKRGGTILPSSFFRIHKNGNDWILKGKGFGHGVGLCQMGARARAQAGQSYIQILTHYYPGITLEKFKR; the protein is encoded by the coding sequence TTGACGACACTCTCCTTGGCGACCTCACCTCTTGCGGCCGGCGATTCTGAGTATAGCCCGATCGAAGCAAACAGCGTATCCGAGCAGACCATCGTTCCTCAAAAAATCAAGAAAGAACTCAACCGCCCTATCCAGGTGGGTGTCTTTGTCGGTGTGCCAAATATCTTCGTCCGTCAAAAGAACGAAGAACTGCACATCACGGCCTCTAAAGGCAAACTCAAAATCAAGACAAAATCAAAGCGCCAGCAGACCGCTGACCGACGCGTTTTCAAGGCCGCAGGTTCTTCTGCTAGCGACTGCATCGCCATTGCAACAGACAAGGCAGGCCTCAATAAAGCCTGCTACAACGGCGAATTTATCGTCACCGCCAATGGCAACAAGCTAAACGCTATCAACGTCATCGACATTGAAGATTACCTGCGTGGCGTCGTTCCTTACGAAATCGGCAAGCTTGACGAATCCAAGTTCGAAGCGCTCAAGGCCCAAGCGGTTGCGGCCCGCACCTACGCGTACAAACACTTCGGGAGCCGCGTTGCACAAGGCTTTGACGTTTACGCCGACACGCGCGACCAAGTCTATAAAGGCCTCCACAGCGCCACCGAGCTTACAGACAAAGCCGTCCGCGAAACCGAAGGCGTCGTGATGACGTACAACGGAGAATTCATCACCGCCTATTACCATTCCACTTGCGGTGGCGAAACCGAAGGCGTTGCCACCTGGGGACGCCCAGACCATCCCTATCTCAAAAACAAGCCCGACCTCCGCCCCGACGGAACGCCGTGGTGCCGCGAATCCAACTACACCGAATGGACTCGTGAATTTACCGAAGACGAACTTCGCGATTTATTCCAGATAAACGCAAAAGAAGCGAAAGCAAACGTCCCGAGTTTTTCGAGCATCAAGTCGATGCACATTCAAGACACGCTCAAGAGCGGTCGCATCCACACGCTCGTCATCGAAACGAACAACGGTTCGTTCACTGCTAAAGCAGACAAAATCCGCTGGCTGTTCAAGCGCGGTGGCACCATCCTCCCCTCCAGCTTTTTCCGCATCCACAAGAACGGTAATGACTGGATTCTCAAAGGCAAGGGATTTGGGCATGGCGTTGGGCTTTGCCAAATGGGCGCTCGTGCTCGCGCACAGGCAGGTCAAAGCTACATCCAGATCTTAACGCACTATTACCCCGGCATCACGCTGGAAAAATTCAAGAGATGA
- a CDS encoding Crp/Fnr family transcriptional regulator: MITGNSQPRLIPPTQLRVKAGFVVSSPQDEDKKIILLNEGELVALDPKANNKVVFKIHPGNLVGVGALLEREPVRYIFQATTDSTITIINDECMESELKSLPVWLLAAIKAISAKTRRINESIRAAKTENPLESLASFCKFYSKDEILQKQLLLQEFSWLTKTPFPAANEALKTLIRRKMLIPQANGLTLTVPDPRLLEIFADYLKTQELELPWLPFKLTLQQKRCLVWLSTIDPDTTIDGSAWMNLFKEHNLEVNVTDWLQMQQFEWFNEKENHLFALNIDKVNYYLLSLQYEPNLKGTVK; this comes from the coding sequence ATGATTACGGGGAATTCGCAACCAAGACTTATCCCGCCCACGCAACTCCGCGTGAAGGCGGGTTTTGTTGTATCCTCACCTCAGGACGAAGACAAGAAAATCATCCTTTTGAACGAAGGTGAGCTTGTCGCACTCGACCCTAAAGCGAACAACAAGGTCGTTTTCAAGATCCATCCCGGAAATCTCGTGGGCGTAGGCGCCCTGCTTGAACGCGAACCCGTACGCTATATTTTCCAGGCGACCACCGATTCCACCATCACCATCATCAATGACGAGTGCATGGAATCCGAGCTAAAATCGCTCCCCGTCTGGCTTTTGGCTGCCATCAAGGCGATTTCGGCCAAAACACGCCGCATCAACGAGTCCATCCGCGCCGCAAAGACGGAAAATCCGCTCGAAAGCCTCGCCTCTTTCTGCAAATTCTACAGCAAAGACGAAATTTTGCAAAAGCAGTTGCTGTTGCAAGAATTCTCGTGGCTCACCAAGACGCCGTTCCCCGCTGCAAACGAAGCGCTAAAGACGCTTATCCGTCGCAAGATGCTCATCCCGCAAGCTAATGGCTTGACGCTTACCGTCCCTGATCCGCGCCTTCTTGAAATTTTCGCGGACTACCTCAAGACGCAAGAACTTGAACTTCCGTGGCTCCCGTTCAAGCTCACGCTCCAGCAAAAGAGATGTCTCGTCTGGCTATCGACAATCGACCCTGACACGACCATAGACGGCTCCGCATGGATGAACTTGTTCAAGGAACACAACCTTGAAGTTAACGTTACAGACTGGCTCCAGATGCAGCAATTTGAATGGTTCAACGAAAAAGAGAACCATCTTTTCGCGCTTAATATAGATAAAGTAAATTACTATTTATTATCATTGCAGTACGAGCCAAATCTCAAGGGGACGGTCAAATGA
- a CDS encoding radical SAM protein: protein MIVVLSQGCAANFGDGEKIARILTQKSEVTFEFPEAKAAHSTSAESFSSKTPANLENAENSTSAANPADFSTEKPEAFYLNVCTVKGNAGAMKLLRKAASTFPGVPIYITGCAPKDFREEALRAVPNVQFTSLKELETSAQSPSNLATAHPAQSPSSLINARTPDSNKVSRNVLRESPFVGIVNIEEGCLDACAFCSTHLVKGRLHSFAPQTIVDQVQALVDDGCLEIQLTGQDCACYGFDIGTNLAELTQRILTHVNGNYRIRLGMGNPRHVLSYQEALLDCFTDDRIYKFIHIPVQSGSENVLKAMNRRHTARDYATLAHAFTERFSKFTLSTDLIVGYPGETAEDFNDTLKLLKETRPTVCNITRFVARPGTVAAHLETSKPTHPESAKNSAHLATTTLAIPDDIKHKRSAILAEAFQQIALENNREWIGDECTVVTEKQGYRAGTTIARNEAYRPVALQGSFPAGQTLRVRITDAEPFALIAKPL from the coding sequence ATGATAGTCGTTTTAAGCCAGGGCTGTGCCGCAAATTTCGGTGACGGTGAAAAGATTGCGCGCATTCTCACCCAAAAATCCGAAGTCACGTTCGAGTTTCCGGAAGCGAAGGCTGCGCATTCCACAAGTGCCGAGAGTTTTTCTTCCAAGACGCCCGCGAATCTTGAAAATGCCGAGAATTCCACAAGCGCCGCGAATCCCGCGGACTTCAGCACTGAAAAGCCCGAAGCATTCTACTTGAACGTTTGCACGGTCAAAGGCAATGCAGGCGCCATGAAACTCCTGCGCAAAGCAGCGAGCACTTTCCCGGGCGTTCCCATATACATCACGGGTTGCGCCCCCAAGGACTTCCGCGAAGAAGCACTCCGTGCCGTTCCGAACGTGCAATTTACAAGCCTGAAAGAACTTGAAACCTCGGCGCAATCCCCCTCAAATCTAGCAACAGCCCACCCTGCGCAATCCCCCTCAAGCCTGATAAACGCGCGCACTCCCGACAGCAATAAAGTCTCTCGCAACGTCCTTCGCGAATCCCCGTTCGTCGGCATCGTAAACATCGAAGAAGGCTGTCTTGACGCCTGCGCCTTTTGCAGCACGCATCTCGTCAAAGGACGTCTCCACAGCTTTGCACCCCAAACCATCGTGGATCAAGTCCAGGCACTCGTCGATGACGGTTGCCTAGAAATCCAGCTTACGGGCCAGGATTGCGCCTGCTACGGTTTTGACATCGGCACGAATCTCGCCGAACTCACTCAGAGAATCCTGACGCACGTGAACGGCAATTACCGCATCCGCCTCGGCATGGGCAATCCGCGCCATGTCCTCAGCTATCAAGAAGCGCTCCTGGATTGCTTCACGGATGATCGCATTTACAAGTTCATCCACATTCCCGTCCAAAGCGGCAGTGAAAACGTGCTCAAGGCGATGAACCGCCGCCATACAGCTCGCGACTACGCGACCCTCGCCCACGCCTTTACCGAGCGATTCAGCAAGTTCACACTCAGCACCGACCTTATCGTTGGCTATCCCGGCGAAACCGCCGAAGATTTCAATGACACGTTAAAGCTTTTGAAAGAAACTCGTCCGACCGTCTGCAACATCACGCGTTTTGTCGCGCGCCCAGGCACCGTCGCCGCACATCTCGAAACAAGCAAACCAACGCATCCCGAGTCTGCAAAAAACAGCGCGCATCTCGCCACCACAACCCTTGCAATCCCCGACGATATCAAGCACAAGCGTTCCGCGATTCTCGCCGAAGCGTTCCAGCAAATAGCCCTCGAGAACAACCGCGAATGGATTGGCGACGAATGTACCGTCGTCACCGAAAAGCAAGGCTACCGCGCCGGAACCACCATCGCCCGCAACGAAGCCTACCGCCCCGTTGCCCTCCAAGGCTCATTCCCTGCCGGGCAAACGCTCCGCGTCCGCATCACCGATGCCGAACCCTTCGCACTTATAGCGAAACCTCTCTAA
- the def gene encoding peptide deformylase, translated as MAILPIRIYGDPVLRKKCEPITEITPELRQLAKDMLETMYDAPGCGLAAPQIGKNIRLVVIDTAIPDEEEPRPYIMFNPEWEAEPDAKNVDYDEGCLSLPEIFCNVVRPDRVTVRFFDINGEAQEIHNCEGLFARCIQHECDHLNGDLFVDKISTSDRTMNQSKLRKMAKETQAKLKKK; from the coding sequence ATGGCCATTCTCCCCATCAGAATTTACGGTGACCCGGTGCTTCGCAAAAAGTGCGAACCCATCACCGAAATCACGCCGGAACTCCGCCAGCTCGCAAAAGACATGCTCGAAACCATGTACGATGCTCCGGGCTGCGGCCTTGCCGCTCCGCAGATTGGCAAGAACATCCGTCTCGTGGTCATCGACACCGCCATTCCAGACGAAGAGGAACCGCGTCCGTACATCATGTTCAACCCCGAATGGGAAGCTGAACCGGATGCCAAGAACGTCGACTATGACGAAGGCTGCCTCTCCCTCCCGGAAATTTTCTGCAACGTTGTCCGTCCGGACCGCGTGACAGTTCGTTTCTTTGACATCAATGGTGAAGCCCAGGAAATTCATAACTGCGAAGGTCTGTTCGCCCGCTGCATCCAGCACGAATGCGACCACCTCAACGGCGACCTCTTTGTCGATAAGATCTCGACGTCGGACCGCACGATGAATCAGTCCAAGCTCCGCAAGATGGCAAAAGAAACCCAGGCGAAGCTCAAAAAGAAATAA
- the trmD gene encoding tRNA (guanosine(37)-N1)-methyltransferase TrmD, with translation MKIDCITIFPEMFAPMKSSIMGRAQAKGLFEFNTVYLRDFAINAYGQVDDVPYGGEPGMVLRPEPLAKAIRSTGVKEDGGKVIYLTADGVPFTHKIAKELSQENHLVLVCGHYKGIDDRIRQTEVDMEISIGDFVVSGGELPAMLVTDAVVRLLDGALGHKESGETDSFAQGVLGWPVYTRPEEFEGKKVPEVLLSGHHKNISEWRRQESLKRTQERRPDIFKNLEINTTFGDK, from the coding sequence ATGAAGATTGACTGCATCACCATCTTCCCCGAAATGTTCGCGCCGATGAAAAGTTCAATCATGGGCCGCGCACAGGCAAAAGGCTTGTTTGAGTTCAATACAGTCTATCTGCGAGACTTCGCCATCAACGCCTACGGGCAGGTGGACGATGTTCCGTACGGTGGCGAACCGGGCATGGTACTCCGTCCCGAACCGCTTGCGAAGGCCATTCGCAGCACGGGAGTCAAGGAAGATGGCGGAAAAGTCATCTACCTCACGGCAGATGGCGTCCCCTTCACACACAAGATTGCCAAAGAACTCTCTCAAGAAAACCACCTTGTTCTTGTCTGCGGACACTACAAGGGAATCGATGACCGCATCCGCCAGACCGAGGTCGATATGGAAATTTCCATCGGGGACTTCGTCGTGAGCGGAGGCGAACTTCCGGCGATGCTCGTCACGGACGCCGTAGTGCGACTGCTGGACGGAGCTCTGGGCCACAAGGAATCCGGTGAAACGGACTCTTTTGCGCAAGGTGTTTTGGGCTGGCCCGTCTACACCCGCCCCGAAGAATTCGAAGGAAAAAAGGTGCCTGAGGTGCTACTTTCCGGTCATCACAAGAACATTTCAGAGTGGAGACGTCAAGAATCGTTAAAAAGAACGCAAGAAAGACGCCCCGACATCTTTAAAAATCTTGAAATAAATACTACATTTGGCGACAAATAA
- the yajC gene encoding preprotein translocase subunit YajC, with the protein MKLSALLVTLSSIAAFAQDAAQPEQPGALASFLPLILLFVVMWLFFIRPKQKEMKQMDEMRKQLKKGDKVMTAAGIIGTIASMEENIITLRTGTSTIEFEKAAILRVINNDTSAKVEEKK; encoded by the coding sequence ATGAAACTCTCTGCACTTCTCGTGACTCTTTCCTCCATCGCCGCTTTCGCTCAAGACGCAGCACAGCCGGAACAGCCGGGCGCCCTCGCCAGCTTCCTCCCGCTCATCCTCCTCTTTGTGGTGATGTGGCTCTTCTTCATCCGCCCGAAGCAGAAAGAAATGAAGCAGATGGACGAAATGCGCAAGCAGCTCAAGAAGGGCGACAAGGTCATGACCGCCGCAGGCATCATCGGCACCATCGCTAGCATGGAAGAAAACATCATCACGCTCCGCACTGGCACCTCCACTATCGAATTCGAAAAGGCTGCCATTCTCCGCGTCATCAATAACGACACTTCCGCTAAGGTCGAAGAAAAGAAGTAA
- a CDS encoding Crp/Fnr family transcriptional regulator: protein MILREGENLCLQGDLTHSFYIVKSGALTATSKDEQNGTQVLNFGPGSTFGELSLIAGEPMEYTVHAEEDSEIEVIPQSALHDAMAKQPIWLKSILAFLTQRNHIAQENKRKSDLITTFPSLLFVLSRVPAKDISLVALQDEIAQFSKLSAFGTYKLLIILQDFKLVRLQSESVSVENKPLIKILYETLRHRAIYKSTSPNILSLTDHAILTAFVKAACDKGELQSDSLVAVSSSDLTVQTKRTMHGMSLTPRNLETLLQKQLLKELPKEKYCANFDRLLNLLELNRIYPLLDKKLITGQ, encoded by the coding sequence ATGATTTTGAGAGAAGGCGAAAATCTCTGCCTGCAAGGCGACCTCACCCATTCATTTTACATCGTCAAAAGCGGTGCGCTTACAGCAACTTCCAAGGACGAGCAAAACGGTACTCAGGTCCTGAATTTCGGTCCCGGTTCCACGTTCGGCGAACTCAGCCTCATCGCGGGCGAACCCATGGAATACACGGTCCACGCCGAAGAAGACAGCGAAATTGAGGTCATTCCGCAAAGCGCCTTGCACGACGCAATGGCCAAGCAACCGATTTGGCTCAAGTCTATCCTCGCGTTCCTCACGCAGCGCAACCACATCGCGCAAGAGAATAAGCGCAAGAGCGACTTGATTACAACTTTTCCATCGCTGTTGTTCGTGCTTTCGAGAGTGCCCGCAAAAGATATTAGTTTAGTCGCACTACAAGACGAAATTGCACAATTTTCAAAGCTTTCCGCATTTGGCACATATAAACTATTAATCATTTTGCAGGACTTCAAGCTCGTCCGTTTGCAATCGGAATCCGTATCTGTCGAGAACAAGCCTCTGATCAAAATTCTCTACGAGACGCTCCGCCATCGCGCCATTTACAAGAGCACATCGCCGAACATCCTTTCGCTTACCGATCATGCGATCCTCACCGCATTCGTGAAAGCCGCCTGCGACAAAGGCGAACTCCAGTCCGACAGTCTCGTTGCAGTAAGTTCGAGCGATTTGACCGTACAGACCAAGCGCACCATGCACGGGATGAGCCTCACCCCGCGCAACCTCGAAACGCTTTTGCAAAAACAGCTTCTCAAAGAGCTCCCCAAAGAAAAATATTGCGCCAACTTCGACAGGCTCCTAAACCTGCTCGAACTCAATCGAATCTACCCGTTGCTGGATAAAAAATTAATTACTGGTCAATAG
- the rplS gene encoding 50S ribosomal protein L19, translating to MSLNIEAIQNENLKTDLPEFRAGDTVTVNVKVIEGTKERIQPFKGVVIQQKNSGIGKSITVRKMSGAVAVERIFPVNSPRIDSIVVERSGKVHQARIYYMRDLRGKAARIEERQA from the coding sequence ATGTCCCTGAACATTGAAGCAATCCAAAACGAAAATTTGAAGACCGACCTTCCGGAATTCCGTGCTGGCGATACCGTTACCGTTAACGTCAAGGTTATCGAAGGTACCAAGGAACGTATCCAGCCGTTCAAGGGCGTCGTTATTCAGCAGAAGAACTCTGGCATCGGCAAGTCCATCACGGTCCGCAAGATGTCCGGTGCAGTCGCTGTCGAACGTATCTTCCCGGTCAACTCCCCGCGCATCGACTCCATCGTTGTCGAACGCTCCGGTAAGGTTCACCAGGCTCGCATTTACTACATGCGCGACCTCCGCGGTAAGGCTGCACGTATCGAAGAACGCCAGGCTTAA
- the rpsP gene encoding 30S ribosomal protein S16, whose product MATVIRLARFGKRHNPIYRIVVIDNRKARDDSFIEQVGFFNPNLKQPEIRFEQEKVLKWLSVGAQPSDTVKSLLKKTGISDLFHDLKANRSIEGKAPVAREIKSKQRKLSPKAQARLEAEKAAKAAAEAPAAEEAQA is encoded by the coding sequence ATGGCAACTGTTATCCGTCTCGCCCGCTTCGGCAAGCGTCACAACCCGATCTACCGCATCGTCGTCATCGACAACCGTAAGGCTCGCGACGATAGCTTTATCGAACAGGTCGGTTTCTTCAACCCGAACCTCAAGCAGCCGGAAATCCGCTTCGAACAGGAAAAGGTCCTCAAGTGGCTCTCCGTCGGTGCACAGCCGTCTGACACGGTCAAGTCTCTCCTCAAGAAGACTGGCATTTCTGACTTGTTCCACGACCTCAAGGCCAACCGCTCCATCGAAGGCAAGGCTCCGGTCGCTCGCGAAATCAAGTCCAAGCAGCGCAAGTTGAGCCCGAAGGCTCAGGCTCGCCTCGAAGCCGAAAAGGCTGCCAAGGCTGCTGCTGAAGCTCCGGCCGCTGAAGAAGCACAGGCTTAA